In one window of Aphidius gifuensis isolate YNYX2018 linkage group LG4, ASM1490517v1, whole genome shotgun sequence DNA:
- the LOC122854689 gene encoding sodium/hydrogen exchanger 9B2 isoform X2 produces the protein MDLNNIETHPGRIIKNNDEICNKIRRVSISDQIIGIDNPTFEHNRAISPCSQHDNNEIVRKKSILHNTINDCIDNQQQIYNTENGRINGQNRKKSAMSLSSSIREKIEYTDQLKRCHGKDDTPSWEPTGWHKLCPSPFCPSYRKFSRIISLLLLGLMTWGITYAIIGDDAAPGGPLFSIAVLAIIAHFVGWIFSLTTLPALIGMLMTGIVMQNFNLIKIDHKYAPVISVLRKIALVIILTRAGLDLDPNALKKQKITMPKLAMVPWLVEGSVVAITAKYLLELEWIWCFLIGSIVAAVSPAVVVPCLFRLRGKGYGVAKGIPTLIIAISGICDAASVALFGILKSVLFSHDPLWYQIMQGPIAIIGGLGFGILWGFLAKYVPEKGDPFMVPLRVLMLLGGGLIAVFGSEAIELGGAGPLAVVAAAFVSCYFWQKDGWEVDDNPVAISFEIFWMLFEPILFSITGTEIKIDQLNSSKVYLIVGCLVTAIIMRMITTVFVGIGSKLNMKEKIFIAFACMAKATVQAALGPATLDEIDKNNKQQIDNAQTTLTFCVLSIILTAPIGAIIISLSGPKLLTKIKTPIPPTNGWRTRRPSIRDISIINEDPDLEESAGNGKP, from the exons atggatttaaataatattgaaacacATCCTGGtcgtattattaaaaataatgatgaaatttgtaataaaataagaagAGTATCAATAAGTGATCAAATAATTGGTATTGATAATCCAACATTTGAACATAATCGTGCAATATCACCATGTTCAcaacatgataataatgaaattgttagaaaaaaatcaattctacataatacaataaatgattgtattgataatcaacaacaaatatataatactgAAAATGGACGTATTAATggacaaaatagaaaaaaatcagcAATGAGTTTATCAAGTTCAATacgtgaaaaaattgaatatactGATCAATTAAAAAG ATGTCATGGAAAAGATGATACACCATCATGGGAACCTACTGGTTGGCATAAATTATGTCCATCACCATTTTGTCCATCATATCGtaaattttcaagaataataagtttattattattgggtCTTATGACATGGGGTATAACATATGCAATTATTGGTGATGATGCTGCACCAGGTGGTCCATTATTTAGTATTGCTGTATTAGCAATAATTGCACATTTTGTTGGTTGGATATTTTCACTTACAACATTACCAGCACTTATTGGTATGCTTATGACTGGTATTGTCATGCAAAATTTTAATCTCATAAAAATTGATCATAAATATGCACCTGTTATTTCTGTTCTTCG gaAGATTGCAttagttataattttaactCGTGCTGGTCTTGATTTGGATCCAAATGCActtaagaaacaaaaaataacaatgccAAAATTGGCAATGGTACCATGGTTGGTTGAGGGTTCAGTTGTTGCAATAACAgcgaaatatttattagaattagaATGGATATGGTGTTTTTTAATTGGTAGTATTGTTGCTGCTGTATCACCAGCTGTTGTTGTTCCTTGTTTATTTAGATTACGTGGTAAAGGATATGGTGTTGCCAAG GGTATACCAACATTAATTATTGCAATAAGTGGTATTTGTGATGCAGCATCAGTTGCATTATTTGGAATATTAAAAAGTGTATTATTTTCTCATGATCCATTGTGGTATCAAATAATGCAAGGACCAATTGCAATTATTGGTGGTCTTGGTTTTGGTATattatg GGGTTTTTTGGCTAAATATGTTCCTGAAAAAGGTGAT ccTTTTATGGTACCATTGAGGGTATTGATGCTCTTGGGTGGTGGACTTATTGCTGTATTTGGTAGTGAAGCTATTGAATTGGGTGGAGCTGGACCacttgctgttgttgctgctgctttTGTTAGCTGTTATTTTTGGCAAAAAGATGGTTGGGAAGTTGATGAT AATCCAGTTGCAAtatcatttgaaattttttggatGTTATTTGAGCCAATATTATTTAGTATAACTGGTacggaaataaaaattgatcaattaaatagttcaaaagtatatttaatagTTGGTTGTCTTGTAACTGCAATAATAATGCGTATGATAACAACAGTATTTGTTGGTATTggatcaaaattaaatatgaaagaaaaaatatttattgcattTGCATGTATGGCTAAAGCAACAGTACAAGCAGCACTTGGTCCAGCAACActtgatgaaattgataaaaataataaacaacaaattgataatGCACAAACAACATTAACATTTTgtgtattatcaattattttaacagcACCAATTGGTGCtattataatatcattatcTGGACCAAAGCTattaactaaaattaaaacaccAATACCACCAACAAATGGATGGAGAACACGTAGACCATCGATACGTgatatatcaattataaatgaaGATCCAGATCTTGAAGAATCAGCTGGTAATGGAAAaccttga
- the LOC122854689 gene encoding sodium/hydrogen exchanger 9B2 isoform X1, which translates to MDLNNIETHPGRIIKNNDEICNKIRRVSISDQIIGIDNPTFEHNRAISPCSQHDNNEIVRKKSILHNTINDCIDNQQQIYNTENGRINGQNRKKSAMSLSSSIREKIEYTDQLKSSWLYLFCTRCHGKDDTPSWEPTGWHKLCPSPFCPSYRKFSRIISLLLLGLMTWGITYAIIGDDAAPGGPLFSIAVLAIIAHFVGWIFSLTTLPALIGMLMTGIVMQNFNLIKIDHKYAPVISVLRKIALVIILTRAGLDLDPNALKKQKITMPKLAMVPWLVEGSVVAITAKYLLELEWIWCFLIGSIVAAVSPAVVVPCLFRLRGKGYGVAKGIPTLIIAISGICDAASVALFGILKSVLFSHDPLWYQIMQGPIAIIGGLGFGILWGFLAKYVPEKGDPFMVPLRVLMLLGGGLIAVFGSEAIELGGAGPLAVVAAAFVSCYFWQKDGWEVDDNPVAISFEIFWMLFEPILFSITGTEIKIDQLNSSKVYLIVGCLVTAIIMRMITTVFVGIGSKLNMKEKIFIAFACMAKATVQAALGPATLDEIDKNNKQQIDNAQTTLTFCVLSIILTAPIGAIIISLSGPKLLTKIKTPIPPTNGWRTRRPSIRDISIINEDPDLEESAGNGKP; encoded by the exons atggatttaaataatattgaaacacATCCTGGtcgtattattaaaaataatgatgaaatttgtaataaaataagaagAGTATCAATAAGTGATCAAATAATTGGTATTGATAATCCAACATTTGAACATAATCGTGCAATATCACCATGTTCAcaacatgataataatgaaattgttagaaaaaaatcaattctacataatacaataaatgattgtattgataatcaacaacaaatatataatactgAAAATGGACGTATTAATggacaaaatagaaaaaaatcagcAATGAGTTTATCAAGTTCAATacgtgaaaaaattgaatatactGATCAATTAAAAAG TTCATGgctgtatttattttgtacaAGATGTCATGGAAAAGATGATACACCATCATGGGAACCTACTGGTTGGCATAAATTATGTCCATCACCATTTTGTCCATCATATCGtaaattttcaagaataataagtttattattattgggtCTTATGACATGGGGTATAACATATGCAATTATTGGTGATGATGCTGCACCAGGTGGTCCATTATTTAGTATTGCTGTATTAGCAATAATTGCACATTTTGTTGGTTGGATATTTTCACTTACAACATTACCAGCACTTATTGGTATGCTTATGACTGGTATTGTCATGCAAAATTTTAATCTCATAAAAATTGATCATAAATATGCACCTGTTATTTCTGTTCTTCG gaAGATTGCAttagttataattttaactCGTGCTGGTCTTGATTTGGATCCAAATGCActtaagaaacaaaaaataacaatgccAAAATTGGCAATGGTACCATGGTTGGTTGAGGGTTCAGTTGTTGCAATAACAgcgaaatatttattagaattagaATGGATATGGTGTTTTTTAATTGGTAGTATTGTTGCTGCTGTATCACCAGCTGTTGTTGTTCCTTGTTTATTTAGATTACGTGGTAAAGGATATGGTGTTGCCAAG GGTATACCAACATTAATTATTGCAATAAGTGGTATTTGTGATGCAGCATCAGTTGCATTATTTGGAATATTAAAAAGTGTATTATTTTCTCATGATCCATTGTGGTATCAAATAATGCAAGGACCAATTGCAATTATTGGTGGTCTTGGTTTTGGTATattatg GGGTTTTTTGGCTAAATATGTTCCTGAAAAAGGTGAT ccTTTTATGGTACCATTGAGGGTATTGATGCTCTTGGGTGGTGGACTTATTGCTGTATTTGGTAGTGAAGCTATTGAATTGGGTGGAGCTGGACCacttgctgttgttgctgctgctttTGTTAGCTGTTATTTTTGGCAAAAAGATGGTTGGGAAGTTGATGAT AATCCAGTTGCAAtatcatttgaaattttttggatGTTATTTGAGCCAATATTATTTAGTATAACTGGTacggaaataaaaattgatcaattaaatagttcaaaagtatatttaatagTTGGTTGTCTTGTAACTGCAATAATAATGCGTATGATAACAACAGTATTTGTTGGTATTggatcaaaattaaatatgaaagaaaaaatatttattgcattTGCATGTATGGCTAAAGCAACAGTACAAGCAGCACTTGGTCCAGCAACActtgatgaaattgataaaaataataaacaacaaattgataatGCACAAACAACATTAACATTTTgtgtattatcaattattttaacagcACCAATTGGTGCtattataatatcattatcTGGACCAAAGCTattaactaaaattaaaacaccAATACCACCAACAAATGGATGGAGAACACGTAGACCATCGATACGTgatatatcaattataaatgaaGATCCAGATCTTGAAGAATCAGCTGGTAATGGAAAaccttga